The following proteins are encoded in a genomic region of Brachypodium distachyon strain Bd21 chromosome 1, Brachypodium_distachyon_v3.0, whole genome shotgun sequence:
- the LOC100838120 gene encoding BTB/POZ domain-containing protein At1g03010 isoform X2 encodes MGVATVTELKQSVSAGKKTFRTSLSNRHANEWPPTDVSSDLTVEVGTSSFALHKFPLVSRSGKIRRLVAEASKDAKLARLALHGTPGGAPAFELAAKFCYGVHVDVTVSNVAMLRCAARYLQMTDDFSDKNLEHRAESFLRDAVFPSTASSVAVLRTCEPLLVTAAEDAQGLVSRLIAAIANNVCKEQLASGLLFKLDHGHHQSSKLVLGELDSPGAGADWWGKSVAGLGLDVFQRLLSAVKSKGLKQETVTRILIYYAQSSLHGGLMASRDITIMSQQQAGDTTEAVKKQRAVVETIVGLLPTQSKRSPVPMAFLSGLLKTAMALSASGTCKADLEKRIGMQLDQAILEDILIANANNGSAGGVASPAAAAAAVQHTMYDTDVVARIFAVFLNLDEDNSEEDGGGGFDYDSPRSPKQSLLVKASKLLDSYLAEIALDSNLAPSKFISLAELLPDHARLVTDGIYRAVDIFLKVHPNMKEAERYRMCKAIDCQRLTPDACSHAAQNERLPVQMAVQVLYFEQIRLRSAIQSSGSGHDAALFFGCAAAAAANNGNNNGNNVRMMSGSGVGSGAMSPRDNYASVRRENRELKLEVSRMRMRLTDLEKDHVSMKRELVRVNPANRLLRSFARSFGRLNTLFRMRPAAEPGLQQLGAKATADAKVLFQRRRRHSIS; translated from the exons ATGGGCGTGGCGACGGTGACGGAGCTGAAGCAGAGCGTCTCTGCCGGGAAGAAGACGTTCCGGACGAGCCTGAGCAACCGCCACGCCAACGAATG GCCTCCGACGGACGTCTCCAGCGACCTGACCGTGGAAGTCGGCACGTCCAGCTTCGCCCTCCACAAG TTCCCGCTGGTGTCCCGGAGCGGCAAGATCCGGCGGCTGGTGGCGGAGGCCAGCAAGGACGCGAAGCTGGCGCGGCTGGCCCTGCACGGGACCCCCGGCGGCGCCCCGGCGTTCGAGCTGGCGGCCAAGTTCTGCTACGGCGTCCACGTGGACGTGACGGTGTCCAACGTGGCCATGCTCCGGTGCGCGGCCCGCTACCTGCAGATGACGGACGACTTCTCCGACAAGAACCTGGAGCACCGCGCCGAGTCCTTCCTCCGCGACGCCGTCTTCCCCAGCACCGCCAGCTCCGTGGCCGTGCTCCGCACCTGCGAGCCGCTGCTCGTCACGGCCGCGGAGGACGCCCAGGGGCTCGTGTCGCGCCTcatcgccgccatcgccaaCAACGTCTGCAAGGAGCAGCTCGCGTCCGGGCTGCTCTTCAAGCTTGACCACGGACACCACCAGAGTAGCAAGTTAGTCCTCGGAGAGCTCGACTCGCCGGGGGCCGGAGCTGACTGGTGGGGCAAGTCGgtggccgggctcgggctcgacGTGTTCCAGCGCCTGCTGTCCGCCGTCAAGTCCAAGGGGCTCAAGCAGGAGACGGTGACCCGGATCCTCATCTACTACGCGCAGAGCTCGCTGCACGGCGGGCTCATGGCCAGCAGGGACATTACCATCATGTCGCAGCAGCAGGCCGGCGACACCACCGAGGCCGTGAAGAAGCAGCGCGCCGTGGTGGAGACCATCGTGGGGCTGCTCCCGACGCAGTCCAAGAGGAGCCCCGTGCCGATGGCGTTCCTGTCGGGGCTCCTCAAGACGGCCATGGCGCTGTCGGCGTCCGGCACGTGCAAGGCCGACCTGGAGAAGCGGATCGGCATGCAGCTCGACCAGGCCATCCTGGAGGACATCCTCATCGCCAACGCCAACAACGGGTCCGCCGGTGGCGTGGCctcgccggctgctgctgccgcggccgTGCAGCACACGATGTACGACACGGACGTGGTGGCGAGGATCTTCGCGGTGTTCCTGAACCTGGACGAGGACAACAgcgaggaggacggcggcggcgggttcgACTACGACAGCCCGCGGTCCCCGAAGCAGAGCCTGCTGGTGAAGGCGTCCAAGCTGCTGGACAGCTACCTGGCCGAGATCGCGCTGGACTCCAACCTGGCGCCGTCCAAGTTCATCTCCCTGGCCGAGCTGCTCCCGGACCACGCCCGCCTCGTCACCGACGGCATCTACCGCGCCGTGGACATCTTCCTCAAGGTGCACCCAAACATGAAGGAAGCCGAGCGGTACCGGATGTGCAAGGCCATCGACTGCCAGAGGCTGACCCCGGACGCCTGCAGCCACGCGGCGCAGAACGAGCGGCTGCCCGTGCAGATGGCCGTCCAGGTGCTCTACTTCGAGCAGATCCGCCTCCGGAGCGCCATCCAGTCCTCTGGCAGTGGCCACGACGCGGCGCTCTTCTTCGgctgcgccgcggcggcagcggccaaCAATGGCAACAACAACGGCAACAATGTGAGGATGATGTCAGGGAGCGGGGTGGGGAGCGGGGCAATGTCGCCGCGGGACAACTACGCGTCGGTGCGGCGGGAGAACCGGGAGCTGAAGCTGGAGGTGTCGCGGATGCGGATGCGGCTCACGGACCTGGAGAAGGACCACGTGAGCATGAAGCGGGAGCTGGTGCGCGTCAACCCGGCCAACCGCCTGCTCCGGAGCTTCGCGCGCAGCTTCGGCAGGCTCAACACGCTCTTCCGGATgcgccccgccgccgagccAGGGCTGCAGCAGCTCGGCGCCAAGGCCACCGCCGACGCCAAGGTGCTCTTCCAGCGCAGACGCCGGCACTCCATCTCTTAG
- the LOC100838120 gene encoding BTB/POZ domain-containing protein At1g03010 isoform X1: MGVATVTELKQSVSAGKKTFRTSLSNRHANEWPPTDVSSDLTVEVGTSSFALHKLLAQFPLVSRSGKIRRLVAEASKDAKLARLALHGTPGGAPAFELAAKFCYGVHVDVTVSNVAMLRCAARYLQMTDDFSDKNLEHRAESFLRDAVFPSTASSVAVLRTCEPLLVTAAEDAQGLVSRLIAAIANNVCKEQLASGLLFKLDHGHHQSSKLVLGELDSPGAGADWWGKSVAGLGLDVFQRLLSAVKSKGLKQETVTRILIYYAQSSLHGGLMASRDITIMSQQQAGDTTEAVKKQRAVVETIVGLLPTQSKRSPVPMAFLSGLLKTAMALSASGTCKADLEKRIGMQLDQAILEDILIANANNGSAGGVASPAAAAAAVQHTMYDTDVVARIFAVFLNLDEDNSEEDGGGGFDYDSPRSPKQSLLVKASKLLDSYLAEIALDSNLAPSKFISLAELLPDHARLVTDGIYRAVDIFLKVHPNMKEAERYRMCKAIDCQRLTPDACSHAAQNERLPVQMAVQVLYFEQIRLRSAIQSSGSGHDAALFFGCAAAAAANNGNNNGNNVRMMSGSGVGSGAMSPRDNYASVRRENRELKLEVSRMRMRLTDLEKDHVSMKRELVRVNPANRLLRSFARSFGRLNTLFRMRPAAEPGLQQLGAKATADAKVLFQRRRRHSIS; this comes from the exons ATGGGCGTGGCGACGGTGACGGAGCTGAAGCAGAGCGTCTCTGCCGGGAAGAAGACGTTCCGGACGAGCCTGAGCAACCGCCACGCCAACGAATG GCCTCCGACGGACGTCTCCAGCGACCTGACCGTGGAAGTCGGCACGTCCAGCTTCGCCCTCCACAAG CTGCTGGCGCAGTTCCCGCTGGTGTCCCGGAGCGGCAAGATCCGGCGGCTGGTGGCGGAGGCCAGCAAGGACGCGAAGCTGGCGCGGCTGGCCCTGCACGGGACCCCCGGCGGCGCCCCGGCGTTCGAGCTGGCGGCCAAGTTCTGCTACGGCGTCCACGTGGACGTGACGGTGTCCAACGTGGCCATGCTCCGGTGCGCGGCCCGCTACCTGCAGATGACGGACGACTTCTCCGACAAGAACCTGGAGCACCGCGCCGAGTCCTTCCTCCGCGACGCCGTCTTCCCCAGCACCGCCAGCTCCGTGGCCGTGCTCCGCACCTGCGAGCCGCTGCTCGTCACGGCCGCGGAGGACGCCCAGGGGCTCGTGTCGCGCCTcatcgccgccatcgccaaCAACGTCTGCAAGGAGCAGCTCGCGTCCGGGCTGCTCTTCAAGCTTGACCACGGACACCACCAGAGTAGCAAGTTAGTCCTCGGAGAGCTCGACTCGCCGGGGGCCGGAGCTGACTGGTGGGGCAAGTCGgtggccgggctcgggctcgacGTGTTCCAGCGCCTGCTGTCCGCCGTCAAGTCCAAGGGGCTCAAGCAGGAGACGGTGACCCGGATCCTCATCTACTACGCGCAGAGCTCGCTGCACGGCGGGCTCATGGCCAGCAGGGACATTACCATCATGTCGCAGCAGCAGGCCGGCGACACCACCGAGGCCGTGAAGAAGCAGCGCGCCGTGGTGGAGACCATCGTGGGGCTGCTCCCGACGCAGTCCAAGAGGAGCCCCGTGCCGATGGCGTTCCTGTCGGGGCTCCTCAAGACGGCCATGGCGCTGTCGGCGTCCGGCACGTGCAAGGCCGACCTGGAGAAGCGGATCGGCATGCAGCTCGACCAGGCCATCCTGGAGGACATCCTCATCGCCAACGCCAACAACGGGTCCGCCGGTGGCGTGGCctcgccggctgctgctgccgcggccgTGCAGCACACGATGTACGACACGGACGTGGTGGCGAGGATCTTCGCGGTGTTCCTGAACCTGGACGAGGACAACAgcgaggaggacggcggcggcgggttcgACTACGACAGCCCGCGGTCCCCGAAGCAGAGCCTGCTGGTGAAGGCGTCCAAGCTGCTGGACAGCTACCTGGCCGAGATCGCGCTGGACTCCAACCTGGCGCCGTCCAAGTTCATCTCCCTGGCCGAGCTGCTCCCGGACCACGCCCGCCTCGTCACCGACGGCATCTACCGCGCCGTGGACATCTTCCTCAAGGTGCACCCAAACATGAAGGAAGCCGAGCGGTACCGGATGTGCAAGGCCATCGACTGCCAGAGGCTGACCCCGGACGCCTGCAGCCACGCGGCGCAGAACGAGCGGCTGCCCGTGCAGATGGCCGTCCAGGTGCTCTACTTCGAGCAGATCCGCCTCCGGAGCGCCATCCAGTCCTCTGGCAGTGGCCACGACGCGGCGCTCTTCTTCGgctgcgccgcggcggcagcggccaaCAATGGCAACAACAACGGCAACAATGTGAGGATGATGTCAGGGAGCGGGGTGGGGAGCGGGGCAATGTCGCCGCGGGACAACTACGCGTCGGTGCGGCGGGAGAACCGGGAGCTGAAGCTGGAGGTGTCGCGGATGCGGATGCGGCTCACGGACCTGGAGAAGGACCACGTGAGCATGAAGCGGGAGCTGGTGCGCGTCAACCCGGCCAACCGCCTGCTCCGGAGCTTCGCGCGCAGCTTCGGCAGGCTCAACACGCTCTTCCGGATgcgccccgccgccgagccAGGGCTGCAGCAGCTCGGCGCCAAGGCCACCGCCGACGCCAAGGTGCTCTTCCAGCGCAGACGCCGGCACTCCATCTCTTAG